The genome window actcaccggtaaggcacactgtgtcaacaattctgcagaaagcagtcagacactagaattggggcctaggtgtaggtccaacgacaagaatacattaaaacccaagagtacatacaagggttaacatatagactatccggaagctaaaatacgcactaaaaagcacccgaaacacactttaaatgctgaatttcatACATTTCAGCAAAATTCAACATTGTGACAAGTTTATAACATGTAAAAAATATGACTAGTTGGTCCAGAATaccttcctaagtgtcgggatttaaaagtgtcacaaaagaatacttaaaagacactaaacggtgcaatttagcactttaatgaACCTGTATctaaccgaataaccggacattacccggaacatcaaaatattactagaagcattgttttacttttcctgagctagttatgattcccgaacaccctaacatagTACATAGTGCATGATACACTAAAACACTAGACTTTTACATAAGCCTTCCACTAATTACCCACTTTACCATTACAAGTTAcaatttaaccccccccccctgatTATTTACGACCCAAGAGGGGCCCCACCCTCAAGATTTGCCCAAACTTCCTAAATCTCCTTGATCTTGCCTAGATTATGAAAGGATTATGTTTGTACTTTGAGAGACACTAAACCTAATGGACAAAAGAGTTTAGAGATTATATAATGGACCTTAAACCTTCATCTTCATCACAACTCAGACCACAACACTCTCTCACCCTCTTCCTCTCCCTCGACCGGACATAgctccacccaccaccaccattttcgaTCATCATTCAAGCATTCCAAGGTTATCTCGAGGTGTAAGAAGGTCACTAACGAAGCTCGGTGCTCACGGACCTTGAAGGGCCTCTCTTGTGTGCTATTATCCACTCAATCTTCTtcattgttcttccctagcttgaagctagtagtaagatccttTTAACACTTGTTTACTTCCattttagttggttaaaagatataacatcttgattatcataagaacCCTAAAAGATATACACATGAATCTTGAAACACAAAGTGAAATATGATGATACCTTGATGAAATAATGTTGTTTAGTAGATGTATAATGTTTGCTTGTTGATTACTAGAAATATTGATGTTGATCACTACATGGAGCTTACTAGATTGTGATTGAACACTTAATCTAGCAAGatagaggatgattatgtgttaacacaAGAAGATCATCCTCATACATAGACATGAATTTAAAaacaaaatgatttcttgaaaagtaaTAAACAAAGTAAGCTAGTGAACTATTAGATCCAAGATTTATGACTaattttccaagaaaaccaagttcaaaatatgatttttgaaagatcatggtttttactaaacttacactatttttattagaaaaaaaaaagtgtataaacacttatgaaacaagaaaaatacaaaagaagtatttttagaaaaatcatcttacaagttgtaaatgactaaacccttcaagaatgagatttacaaacaaacaaccatgtttttaagggtaactaaacctactaaataacatggtaagttactacaagtttttacaaaacttcaagttcatgacgTAGTGTAATTTACTTAACTTTGACACTCGGTAGGTGTTGAATGAGTTGAttattgattgtgatgatttaaaagaaaataaacacatgttttgaaaacatgggaaacctccatttttaggggaaaccatgtcaaaatttttataaattttgacacttagaaaaatataagtttttgagaaacttattccctaaaaatgtatcttaaaatatttaccaaggtttccctaacttttgtgttaagaaatgctgatttcttcaagattaaaattgatattaagtatgtatatttttgagaaaaatatatatatttaatgatCACcgaattttgtgctaagtgtatgtagtatgtattacatgtaatagtgtattaggacttgaaaatgcACTAAATACTCATAAGaagtaaaaaaaatacaaaaatacacatacaacatgcttagacaaatacaagaaaatatatttatgaaaatatattacttgatagaataaataacttggacacgttatgaacatgaaatgaagttttggacaaaatacgtaattcgggtgaaaaatacaaaatacttatatttattgttgagaaaataatataagtaagacacatagttaaaaatataaattatttttaacacaagaacaaatacataaaagatagtgacttgtacttgtgcgatacaagtctagtaaCTAACgctaataaaacacgtttaggtcacgacgctagataagcaaaaaCCGGTGAAGTTTTcggcgcaaggaacgcaaagttgtgagttcatgctcccccttttcttttaactgttttcagttttataacttcgggggtgaaatacatgttactaaatGTTTACAGAAAAATCCcaacttttaatcttttacatacttttaaacttggggaaaatacatgagttatggtatgatggatacaagaaCTGAGAAATGATAccagaaatcgtgtcacgaatagggtaccataagcaccattaatcgtgtacatactaagaccgcagaacaaaaggttagatctaatgggttttcgggcagccacactcttggtgaaaactagtaccgagtagtgcttttgtgtcttagtcgtgaatcgacaactagaaaaatgcctatggtttggatgcttcctatgtcgtgtcacatgttaatggccttgcaacccattaacaaccttgatacatatagaaatacgtgatttatacaagatacataccatgtttttcatacaaagtatacgaacgttcaatacaagaactgcatgaattcacaccaacattatgttgacgttttccaaaaactcacatgtatttcaggtaactaaagtggatatGCACGTGGTCTTACCCTTGCTCCTGGACGTTGTTTATGTTTAtccttaaataaagttgtaaactttcagacaatatgctgtctcATGATGTAAACACTTAATCTATGTTTTCAGTAATGTAATGTTTTGGGTATTTGAAGtcatttttacgagcatgtagtatgtttacctttcgtatgcaatgagaacctttcatgatcacatcTCGTGCTTCCGCCTAAGAAAGGGGTGTGGCACGAGTAGTGTTGAAGTTCCTTAAGAAACTCTTTTCCCGATTCGGTACACCAAAAGCCTTAATTAGTGACCGTGGTACTCACTATTGCAATGCATTGATGGAAAAAATGCTTACACGCTACGGAGTCACTCATCGTTTGTCTACCGCATACCATCCACAGACAAGTGGTCAAGTGGAGAATGCAAATCGTGGTATCAAACGAATCTTAGAGAAAACCGTTGGTAAGAATAGGAAGGATTGGTCCGACAAGCtagacgatgcattgtgggcattTCGAACCGCCTACAAGACACCTTTAGGAACTACACCATTCATGATCGTCTATGGAAAAGCTTGTCACCTTCCCGTAGAGTTAGAACATAGAGCGCTTTGGGCATTGAAAACCGTTAACCTTGACATGACCGAAGCCGCTAGGAAGCGTTTCTTTCGAATCCATGAGCTTAAGGAGCTTAGGGATGCGGCTTATGCTCGATTGTTGGGAATTAAGGAGAAGACGAAAGCTTCACATGATAGGAAGCTAAGGAAGGTTAAGGAATTTAGTAAAGGTGATAAAGTACTTCTCTACAATTCAAGATTGAAGTTGTTTGCGGGGAAGTTGAAATCAAAGTGGTCGGGACCGTATATGGTTCATTACCTGTTTCCGTACGGAGCGGTGGAGATTATGGATGAATCGGATGGCCGGAGTTGGAAGGTGAATGGCCATCGATTGAAGCACCACATTGGAGGAGCAACAGACAAGAACGAGATGGAGGAAACTCCTCTCGAAATTCCATCAAAAGCCGCCACTTAGTGCTTTGGGATGAAATCCCAAGTGTAGAGTATGTACCGTTAGTAAATTTTGTCATTTTTCGTAGTTTTTCGTATTTTTGTTTCGTGTGTTTGAGTAATTTTGCAGGAATCGTACCATTGAGGAGCTGAAATTGCAATGAAAACGACATTCCAGGTAAGTCCCAACACTTTGAAATAATTTGGGATGGGTTTGGGAAGGTGTGGTAATACTTAGAAAATTTTCCAAGGCATAAAACTCAATTTTTACGCAACCTTCTGTCCAAAATGTGCCTTCGCGTCACGCCACACCAAACAGCCTCACCTGTGGCGCTACGCCAGCCTTAAGTCCAAAAAGTCCTTCTGAACCTTGCCTTCGCGTCGCG of Helianthus annuus cultivar XRQ/B chromosome 1, HanXRQr2.0-SUNRISE, whole genome shotgun sequence contains these proteins:
- the LOC110930251 gene encoding uncharacterized protein LOC110930251 produces the protein MEKMLTRYGVTHRLSTAYHPQTSGQVENANRGIKRILEKTVGKNRKDWSDKLDDALWAFRTAYKTPLGTTPFMIVYGKACHLPVELEHRALWALKTVNLDMTEAARKRFFRIHELKELRDAAYARLLGIKEKTKASHDRKLRKVKEFSKGDKVLLYNSRLKLFAGKLKSKWSGPYMVHYLFPYGAVEIMDESDGRSWKVNGHRLKHHIGGATDKNEMEETPLEIPSKAAT